One window from the genome of Candidatus Eisenbacteria bacterium encodes:
- the rfbF gene encoding glucose-1-phosphate cytidylyltransferase, with the protein MQTVILAGGLGTRLSEETSLRPKPMVEIGDRPILHHIMDLYASQGFDEFVVALGYLGHMIKRYVVDWTTLSGDLAVDLKTGGVVRHESTPRHWKVNLVETGAATETGGRLKRCTSHLRREPFMLTYGDGVCDVDLRALVAFHRAHGKLATVTAVHPPARFGELDLNGDRVEAFAEKRQLKQGWINGGFMVLEPRVLDIITGDDTVLERDVLEVLAGQGELCAFRHEGFWQCMDTLRDVRTLSDMWQTGKAPWRRA; encoded by the coding sequence ATGCAGACCGTGATCCTCGCCGGCGGGCTCGGCACCCGGCTCTCCGAAGAGACCAGCCTTCGCCCCAAGCCCATGGTCGAGATCGGCGACCGGCCGATCCTGCACCACATCATGGATCTGTACGCGAGCCAGGGCTTCGACGAGTTCGTGGTCGCACTCGGCTACCTCGGGCACATGATCAAACGGTACGTGGTCGATTGGACGACGCTGTCGGGGGATCTCGCAGTGGACTTGAAGACCGGCGGCGTGGTGCGTCACGAGTCGACGCCTCGTCACTGGAAGGTGAACCTGGTCGAAACCGGTGCGGCGACCGAGACCGGCGGGCGCCTCAAGCGCTGCACCTCGCATCTGCGGCGCGAGCCTTTCATGCTCACGTATGGCGATGGCGTGTGCGATGTCGATCTGCGCGCGCTGGTCGCGTTCCACCGCGCGCACGGCAAGCTCGCCACCGTCACCGCGGTGCATCCGCCCGCCCGCTTCGGCGAGCTGGATCTGAACGGTGATCGGGTCGAGGCGTTCGCCGAGAAGCGCCAGTTGAAGCAGGGCTGGATCAACGGCGGTTTCATGGTTCTCGAGCCCCGGGTGCTCGACATCATCACGGGCGACGACACGGTGCTCGAGCGCGACGTGCTGGAAGTGCTGGCCGGACAGGGCGAGCTGTGCGCGTTCCGGCATGAAGGCTTCTGGCAGTGCATGGACACGCTGCGCGACGTGCGCACGCTTTCCGACATGTGGCAGACCGGCAAGGCGCCGTGGAGGCGTGCGTGA
- a CDS encoding NAD-dependent epimerase/dehydratase family protein translates to MEACVSEWSGRRVLVTGATGLVGSWLVRALLEKGADVVVLVRDHDPQSELYRSGDVKRASVVDGEVQELATIERALNHHRVDTVFHLAAQTQVRCAYRDPYETFESNVRGTYSLLEACRRHRDLVQRIVIASSDKAYGEAKVLPYTEDTPLEARFPYDTSKLCTDVITRSYFATYGLPAAIARCGNIYGGGDLNWDRIIPGTIRSLLRDERPLIRSDGTLVRDYVYVKEVVDAYLLLAEHLHRPEVKGEAFNFSAEKPLSVLELVEQIVKSVGVRLAPDVRGEAVAEIGKQFLSSRRAEQVLGWKSRYPLDRALGETVTWYRDFLKGTA, encoded by the coding sequence GTGGAGGCGTGCGTGAGCGAATGGAGCGGGCGTCGCGTCCTCGTGACCGGTGCCACCGGGCTCGTGGGTTCGTGGCTGGTGCGAGCATTGCTCGAAAAGGGCGCGGACGTCGTGGTGCTGGTGCGCGATCACGATCCGCAGTCGGAGCTCTATCGAAGCGGTGACGTGAAGCGTGCTTCGGTGGTGGACGGCGAGGTCCAGGAACTCGCCACCATCGAGCGAGCGCTCAATCACCACCGCGTCGACACGGTGTTCCACCTTGCCGCTCAGACCCAGGTGCGGTGCGCCTACCGCGACCCCTACGAGACCTTCGAGTCGAACGTGCGCGGCACCTACTCGCTGCTCGAAGCCTGCCGACGCCACCGCGACCTGGTTCAGCGGATCGTGATCGCGTCGAGCGACAAGGCCTACGGCGAGGCGAAGGTGCTGCCCTATACCGAAGACACCCCGCTCGAGGCGCGGTTCCCGTACGACACCTCCAAGCTGTGCACCGATGTCATCACGCGTTCTTACTTCGCCACCTACGGCCTGCCGGCCGCGATCGCCCGCTGCGGCAACATCTACGGTGGGGGCGATCTCAACTGGGACCGCATCATCCCCGGCACCATCCGCTCGCTGTTGCGCGACGAACGGCCGTTGATCCGCAGCGACGGCACGCTGGTGCGCGACTACGTGTACGTGAAGGAAGTGGTCGACGCCTACCTGCTGCTCGCCGAGCACTTGCATCGCCCCGAAGTGAAGGGCGAGGCGTTCAACTTCTCGGCCGAGAAGCCGCTCAGCGTGCTCGAACTGGTCGAGCAGATTGTGAAGTCGGTCGGAGTGCGGCTCGCGCCCGACGTGCGCGGTGAGGCCGTGGCCGAGATCGGCAAGCAGTTCCTGTCGTCGCGGCGCGCCGAACAGGTGCTGGGCTGGAAGAGTCGCTATCCGCTCGACCGCGCACTCGGCGAAACCGTGACGTGGTACCGCGATTTCCTGAAGGGGACGGCATGA
- a CDS encoding dTDP-4-dehydrorhamnose 3,5-epimerase family protein: protein MIEGVLIQPLKQILDERGKIMHVLRASDPHFKGFGEIYFSMVYPGAIKGWHLHKVMVLNYAVPVGRIKLVLYDARPDSKTRGELQEIFVGADHYVLVQVPPGVWNGFKGIGVEPAMVANCASHEHDPHEIVRMDPLENDVIAYDWALKHR, encoded by the coding sequence ATGATCGAAGGCGTGTTGATTCAACCGCTCAAGCAGATCCTCGATGAGCGCGGCAAGATCATGCACGTGCTGCGCGCCAGCGATCCGCACTTCAAGGGCTTCGGCGAGATCTACTTCTCGATGGTGTACCCGGGCGCGATCAAGGGCTGGCACCTCCACAAAGTGATGGTGCTCAATTACGCGGTACCGGTCGGGCGCATCAAGCTGGTGCTCTACGACGCGCGCCCCGACTCGAAGACGAGGGGCGAGCTGCAGGAGATCTTTGTGGGCGCGGACCACTACGTGCTCGTCCAGGTGCCGCCCGGCGTGTGGAATGGTTTCAAGGGCATTGGTGTCGAGCCGGCGATGGTGGCGAACTGCGCCTCGCACGAACACGACCCCCACGAAATCGTGCGCATGGATCCGCTCGAGAACGACGTGATCGCGTACGACTGGGCGCTCAAACACCGATGA
- a CDS encoding glycosyltransferase family 2 protein — translation MKKLVTVISPVANEEVSVPLFYARLAAALEPLEDRYDFEILFSDNASTDRTRERILEIRAKDPRVQLLRMSRNFGYQQSMTAALKQAAGDAICFIDVDCEDPPEMIPRFIEHWAEGFDIVYGERNRRAEPLVITAMRKIFYRLNRLIADSDIILDMAEFCLISSDVRDAVATGLSTYPFIRAEIAHFGFKRKAIRFDRQQRIAGRSHYNLYTMTRFAVAGILSSTTVPLRIALYMVVPMFVLNAWGLWVEISGRWPWGFEVAVVADLFYLCVAMAVLSLYTARNYRNTINRPVSVVDWNRSALNYPREASPNALPRLGPRR, via the coding sequence ATGAAGAAGCTCGTCACCGTCATCAGCCCGGTCGCCAACGAGGAAGTGTCGGTTCCGCTGTTCTACGCGCGTCTCGCCGCGGCGCTCGAGCCGCTCGAAGACCGCTACGACTTCGAGATTCTGTTCAGCGACAACGCCTCGACCGATCGCACGCGTGAGCGAATCCTCGAGATCCGGGCGAAGGACCCGCGCGTTCAGCTGCTGCGCATGTCGCGCAATTTCGGCTACCAGCAATCCATGACCGCCGCACTCAAGCAGGCCGCCGGCGACGCGATCTGCTTCATCGACGTCGACTGCGAAGATCCGCCCGAGATGATCCCGCGCTTCATCGAGCACTGGGCGGAGGGATTCGACATCGTCTACGGCGAACGCAATCGCCGCGCCGAGCCGCTCGTGATCACCGCGATGCGCAAGATTTTTTACCGGCTGAACCGATTGATCGCCGACAGCGACATCATCCTGGATATGGCGGAGTTCTGCCTGATCTCGAGCGACGTGCGCGATGCGGTCGCAACGGGCTTGAGCACCTACCCGTTCATCCGCGCCGAGATCGCGCACTTCGGCTTCAAACGCAAGGCGATCCGCTTCGACCGCCAGCAGCGCATCGCGGGCAGGAGCCACTACAACCTCTACACCATGACGCGCTTCGCGGTCGCCGGCATCCTGAGCTCGACCACGGTGCCGCTGCGCATCGCCCTCTACATGGTGGTTCCGATGTTCGTGTTGAACGCCTGGGGGCTGTGGGTCGAGATCAGCGGGCGTTGGCCGTGGGGTTTCGAGGTCGCAGTGGTCGCGGATCTCTTCTACCTGTGCGTGGCGATGGCGGTGCTCTCGCTCTACACCGCGCGCAACTACCGCAACACAATCAATCGCCCGGTGTCGGTCGTGGACTGGAATCGCTCGGCGCTCAATTACCCGCGCGAAGCTTCGCCCAACGCCCTGCCGCGACTCGGGCCGCGTCGGTGA
- a CDS encoding sugar nucleotide-binding protein — protein sequence MTSAPHPILARPFVLGGSGLVGSSYVRAMHERGLPVRGTYRTRPAEGLEPFDFANDPAPLLDAARATLVILASALTNVDYCESHAEETWRRNVLELEPTVRWCREHDVPLVWFGTDYVFDGIAGPYAEDAPTHPLNVYGRSKLEGEARVATVPRHAILRVTNVFDIGLDRDRKNYLVRCVEYFRDRKPLVVPNDQLATPILAPWLAEFTLRLIEREALLAAGAPSVLNVACDELVSRVEFAARVAQRLGADASLVEGRRTSVLNQAAPRPLRAGFRNDRLKSLLGLTRISFDEALDQVTPRMREVFGAGTTS from the coding sequence GTGACATCGGCGCCGCATCCGATCCTCGCGCGACCGTTCGTGCTCGGCGGTTCGGGCCTGGTCGGCAGCTCGTACGTGCGTGCGATGCATGAGCGCGGACTGCCGGTGCGCGGGACCTATCGCACCCGTCCGGCGGAGGGCCTCGAGCCCTTCGACTTCGCGAACGATCCGGCGCCGCTGCTCGACGCGGCGCGCGCGACGCTGGTGATTCTCGCCAGTGCTCTCACCAACGTGGACTACTGCGAGTCGCACGCCGAGGAGACGTGGCGCCGCAACGTGCTCGAACTCGAGCCGACGGTGCGCTGGTGCCGAGAACACGACGTGCCGCTGGTGTGGTTCGGCACCGACTACGTGTTCGATGGCATCGCGGGGCCCTACGCCGAGGATGCGCCGACGCACCCGCTGAACGTGTACGGACGCTCGAAGCTCGAGGGCGAAGCGCGCGTTGCCACGGTGCCGCGTCACGCGATTCTGCGGGTGACGAACGTGTTCGATATCGGGCTCGACCGCGACCGCAAGAACTACCTGGTGCGTTGCGTCGAGTACTTCCGCGATCGGAAGCCGCTGGTGGTGCCGAACGATCAGCTCGCGACGCCGATCCTCGCGCCGTGGCTGGCCGAGTTCACGTTGCGCCTGATCGAGCGCGAAGCGTTGCTCGCGGCAGGTGCTCCGAGCGTGCTCAACGTGGCGTGCGACGAGCTGGTGTCGCGCGTGGAGTTTGCCGCACGCGTGGCACAGCGGCTCGGCGCCGACGCTTCGCTGGTCGAAGGCCGGCGGACGTCGGTGCTGAATCAGGCTGCGCCGCGTCCACTGCGCGCCGGATTTCGCAACGATCGGCTCAAGTCGTTGCTCGGCCTCACGCGCATCTCGTTCGACGAAGCGCTCGACCAGGTGACGCCGCGGATGCGCGAGGTGTTCGGGGCTGGGACGACCTCGTGA
- a CDS encoding sigma 54-interacting transcriptional regulator, with protein sequence MMPATIKSFDHAARAHIASLFRTCPPETFLAELETHTPESRAERVTFQKYRGWALYDAGQYARSRPHLLRALRWSAPGSDERSLVRGLLGECYLRLGQFNRAERCVRRALSGGCLVDPENFIQAGHLFMLARAQCRLGHLTHALETYHRARSLVDSSSPHWTSLVSGAAQVHLHLGELREADALIAECRKSLDLHAGKHQSWVNASIECPLALALGDIERADRVVEDAMRAFNDRSGERIRFLLAESRASVLNARGRYAESERLLRDILSHAVLGGRNSDAVASASRILTECLMGQGRYAEALETSRVAVRAGSVDDRLEWVIALRLMGECQSALGAEDEAQKTFREASSLHASTQFAAERARFEASLRRSGLDARAGANPRLHLPGPGERFGAHRLTLASGRSFVSCDTPLVEAIRATSLTDLPVLIEGETGTGKELVAHLIHELGPHSRGRLVVVDCTSLPESLADVELFGATRGAYTGAHQERAGLLAQADGGTLLLDELPELSRALQAKLLRVIQEGAYRRVGEDRSRSVKTRFVATTNQSLQDLLDSGALKPDLFYRLSGHRLCIRPLRTRREEIGPLAAEITKRAGLGGVMPDAVEWLEAQDWPGNVRQLEMVLRLASATCGLGAMLQRTHLEPHLAPGRWRAESPAGSSEPHHAMTLRARRAVVERVALEQALADSGGVLTRAARSLGISRQAFYKAVRRTGASYQGNPSRVP encoded by the coding sequence ATGATGCCCGCCACAATCAAATCCTTCGATCATGCCGCGCGAGCCCACATCGCGTCGCTCTTTCGCACCTGCCCGCCCGAGACCTTCCTCGCCGAACTCGAGACCCACACACCCGAGTCGAGAGCGGAGCGCGTCACCTTCCAGAAGTATCGAGGCTGGGCTCTGTACGACGCAGGACAGTATGCGCGCTCGCGCCCGCATCTCCTGCGAGCGCTGCGCTGGTCCGCCCCCGGCTCGGACGAGCGCTCTCTGGTTCGCGGACTGCTCGGCGAGTGCTATCTGCGGCTCGGCCAATTCAACCGAGCCGAGCGATGCGTGCGTCGCGCCCTCTCGGGGGGCTGCCTCGTCGATCCTGAGAACTTCATCCAGGCTGGCCACCTGTTCATGCTCGCGAGAGCGCAGTGCCGTCTGGGGCATCTGACGCATGCGCTCGAGACTTATCACCGGGCGCGCTCGCTCGTGGACTCGAGCAGCCCGCACTGGACTTCACTCGTGAGCGGCGCGGCGCAGGTTCATCTTCACCTCGGCGAACTCCGAGAAGCGGATGCTCTGATCGCGGAGTGTCGCAAGTCTCTCGACCTTCATGCGGGCAAGCACCAGTCGTGGGTGAACGCGAGCATCGAGTGTCCGCTTGCTCTCGCTCTGGGTGACATCGAGCGTGCCGACCGTGTCGTCGAGGACGCGATGCGAGCATTCAATGATCGATCGGGCGAACGCATTCGGTTTCTGCTCGCCGAATCGCGCGCATCGGTTCTCAATGCGCGTGGGCGATATGCGGAATCGGAACGGTTGCTGCGCGACATCCTCTCGCATGCCGTCCTGGGCGGTCGCAATAGTGACGCCGTGGCATCGGCATCGCGCATTCTCACCGAGTGCCTCATGGGTCAGGGCCGCTATGCCGAGGCCCTGGAAACGTCCCGGGTCGCGGTACGGGCCGGGAGCGTGGACGACCGCCTCGAATGGGTGATCGCACTGCGCCTGATGGGTGAATGCCAGAGTGCCCTTGGAGCCGAAGACGAGGCGCAGAAGACCTTCCGCGAGGCCTCGAGCCTGCACGCGAGCACGCAGTTCGCAGCCGAACGGGCGCGGTTCGAAGCCTCGCTTCGACGCTCGGGACTCGACGCCAGGGCGGGCGCGAACCCGAGATTGCATCTCCCGGGGCCGGGCGAACGATTCGGGGCGCATCGACTCACGCTCGCCTCGGGGCGGTCGTTCGTGTCCTGCGACACGCCGTTGGTCGAAGCGATTCGCGCGACCTCGCTCACCGATCTTCCGGTGCTCATCGAGGGGGAGACGGGTACCGGCAAAGAGCTCGTCGCGCACCTCATTCACGAACTCGGGCCGCATTCCCGAGGGCGCCTGGTCGTGGTGGATTGCACTTCATTGCCAGAGTCCCTCGCCGATGTCGAGTTGTTCGGCGCGACTCGCGGCGCCTACACCGGGGCGCACCAGGAGCGCGCGGGATTGCTCGCACAGGCGGACGGCGGAACCCTTCTGCTCGACGAGCTTCCGGAGCTGTCGAGGGCGCTGCAGGCGAAGCTGCTGCGAGTGATTCAGGAGGGCGCGTATCGAAGAGTAGGCGAAGATCGGTCGCGCAGCGTCAAGACGCGATTCGTCGCCACCACGAATCAGAGCCTGCAGGATCTGCTCGACTCGGGCGCCCTCAAGCCGGACCTGTTTTATCGACTGAGCGGCCACCGGCTGTGCATTCGCCCGCTGCGCACCCGCCGCGAGGAAATTGGGCCGCTCGCGGCCGAGATCACGAAGCGCGCTGGACTGGGTGGGGTGATGCCCGACGCCGTCGAATGGCTCGAGGCTCAGGACTGGCCGGGGAATGTGCGGCAGTTGGAGATGGTCCTGCGACTCGCATCCGCGACCTGCGGGCTCGGTGCGATGCTGCAGCGAACCCACCTCGAGCCACACCTCGCTCCCGGGCGATGGCGTGCCGAATCGCCTGCAGGCTCCTCGGAGCCCCATCATGCGATGACCCTTCGAGCCCGCAGGGCAGTCGTGGAACGGGTTGCGTTGGAGCAGGCGCTCGCGGATAGCGGCGGCGTCTTGACACGAGCCGCGCGCTCCCTCGGGATTTCTCGCCAGGCGTTCTACAAGGCGGTCCGGCGCACCGGGGCCTCGTATCAGGGCAATCCGTCGAGAGTGCCGTGA